The genomic stretch TCCAGGTGATAACTTCTTCGATTGGTATTTGATAATGGCTGCATACCTTGTCCAACACTTCCATGGCAACATATTCATTTCTACCCATCTTAGCTAAAGTGGCAGATGAGATACCTAAGTCTTCGCGCATCTTTGACTTCGTTTCTTCTAAATCAATTAGGTGTTTCCATAATGGTGCATAAGAAAACGACATTAAACGACCTACTTTCTATAGC from Terribacillus sp. DMT04 encodes the following:
- a CDS encoding helix-turn-helix transcriptional regulator — translated: MSFSYAPLWKHLIDLEETKSKMREDLGISSATLAKMGRNEYVAMEVLDKVCSHYQIPIEEVITWKEDN